The Clostridium sp. 'White wine YQ' genome contains a region encoding:
- a CDS encoding response regulator transcription factor, which translates to MPKRVYLVEDEKSLNILLEKYLQREGYDVTTFSDGLSALERISDEPDLWILDIMLPGVDGYSIIKAVKENNKNTPVIFMSARNEELDRVVGLELGSDDYLSKPFLPRELIIRTNKLMERLYGNEEEDTDNETISIGEYRISNKQRTVFLGDTEIQLTKMEFELLNYLAENKNNVISREQILTRVWGEDYFGSDRVVDDTIRRLRKKVDKLNIETLYGYGYKLVHKS; encoded by the coding sequence TTGCCAAAACGTGTATACCTTGTAGAGGATGAAAAGAGTTTAAATATTTTATTAGAAAAATATCTTCAAAGAGAGGGTTACGATGTAACCACCTTTTCAGATGGCCTTTCTGCCTTAGAAAGAATATCTGATGAACCGGATCTTTGGATACTAGATATAATGCTTCCTGGTGTTGATGGCTATTCAATAATAAAAGCTGTGAAAGAGAATAACAAAAATACACCTGTTATCTTTATGTCAGCTAGAAATGAAGAACTAGATAGAGTTGTAGGCTTAGAATTAGGAAGTGATGACTATTTATCAAAACCTTTTTTACCTAGAGAACTTATTATTAGAACAAATAAGCTTATGGAAAGACTTTATGGTAATGAAGAAGAAGATACGGATAATGAAACGATTAGCATAGGTGAATATAGGATTAGTAACAAACAAAGAACAGTATTTTTAGGAGACACAGAAATCCAATTGACTAAGATGGAGTTTGAATTATTAAATTATTTAGCTGAAAATAAAAATAATGTAATATCTAGGGAACAGATTCTAACAAGAGTTTGGGGAGAAGATTATTTTGGTTCAGATAGAGTAGTAGATGATACAATTAGAAGACTTCGCAAAAAGGTAGATAAGTTGAATATTGAAACTTTATATGGCTACGGATATAAGTTGGTACATAAATCATGA
- a CDS encoding sensor histidine kinase, with amino-acid sequence MKFFKFKSLTMRIWTTFTLIILIIICSISFLYLVAVRSYNDNAKIQDLKVVHDMVLKGDNFNAPNRFDEFKNLKGSENFIVKKGSNNTTEVKNIVKAKDGNPPPGGDNGHLPPNINGAELKEWMASYINGDNIYEEVHKASYGNMKFIFIISSMESQDGSKAYLITFIPNTQDNTILYTVIIIGLVFIAIGFLTAKLVANYISKPLKELEDHTVRIAHKDWKEPIKIKNEDEIGRLAEAMNRMQKELKIADQEEKMFLQSISHDLKTPVMVIMSHAEAIIDGVYIDSVEKTAEIIKEEAISLEKKIKQLLYLNTLDYVLGNGNEDSEFNLNELLIHIISRLEVVNSKIEWDLDLDKISINGNKDKIKVAIENILENGLRYAESTIKVKLKNEDESAILEIYNDGPDIPEKSINHIFENLYKDKTGNFGLGLAITKKIIDFYNGEIKAVNRENGVSFIIKYPI; translated from the coding sequence ATGAAGTTTTTTAAGTTTAAGTCATTAACAATGAGAATCTGGACTACTTTTACTCTTATAATCCTTATAATAATATGTAGCATTTCTTTCTTGTACTTGGTTGCAGTCAGAAGCTACAATGATAATGCAAAGATTCAAGATTTAAAAGTTGTACATGATATGGTATTAAAAGGAGACAACTTCAATGCACCTAATAGGTTTGATGAATTTAAAAATCTTAAAGGCAGTGAGAATTTCATTGTAAAAAAGGGAAGTAATAATACTACTGAAGTAAAGAATATTGTTAAGGCAAAGGATGGCAATCCACCACCAGGGGGAGACAATGGCCATTTGCCACCCAATATAAATGGAGCGGAGCTTAAAGAGTGGATGGCGAGCTATATAAATGGGGATAACATTTATGAGGAGGTACATAAAGCGTCTTATGGGAATATGAAGTTTATATTCATCATAAGTTCCATGGAATCTCAAGATGGCAGTAAAGCATATTTAATTACTTTTATTCCTAACACACAAGACAACACCATCTTATATACAGTAATTATAATTGGACTAGTATTTATAGCAATAGGATTCTTAACGGCTAAGTTGGTTGCAAATTATATATCAAAACCTCTTAAAGAACTTGAGGATCATACAGTAAGAATTGCACATAAAGACTGGAAAGAACCAATTAAAATTAAAAATGAAGATGAGATAGGAAGATTAGCTGAAGCTATGAATAGAATGCAAAAAGAACTAAAGATAGCTGATCAAGAGGAAAAGATGTTTCTTCAAAGTATCTCACATGATTTAAAAACACCGGTAATGGTAATTATGAGTCATGCAGAGGCCATAATTGATGGAGTATATATAGATTCTGTTGAAAAAACAGCGGAGATAATAAAAGAAGAAGCAATAAGTTTAGAGAAGAAGATAAAACAATTATTATATCTAAATACTCTAGATTATGTTTTAGGAAATGGCAATGAAGATTCTGAGTTTAATTTAAATGAATTGCTTATACATATTATAAGTAGATTAGAAGTTGTTAATAGTAAAATAGAGTGGGATTTAGATTTAGACAAAATCAGCATAAACGGAAATAAAGATAAAATAAAAGTTGCAATTGAGAACATATTAGAAAACGGACTTAGATATGCAGAAAGTACAATTAAAGTTAAGCTAAAAAATGAAGATGAATCAGCAATACTTGAGATATATAATGATGGACCTGACATACCAGAAAAAAGTATAAATCATATATTTGAAAATTTATATAAAGATAAGACTGGTAATTTTGGACTAGGATTAGCAATAACTAAAAAGATTATTGATTTCTATAATGGTGAAATCAAAGCGGTAAATAGAGAAAATGGAGTTAGTTTTATAATTAAATATCCTATATAA
- a CDS encoding DUF2164 domain-containing protein, whose translation MNNDNNAIKLSKEKREEMISAIKNYFLNEREEELGDLASGMILKFVIEELAPEFYNQGVYDSYKYMNKSIDDLLSIQKY comes from the coding sequence ATGAATAATGATAATAATGCAATTAAATTGTCCAAAGAAAAAAGAGAAGAAATGATTTCTGCTATAAAAAATTATTTCCTAAATGAGAGAGAAGAAGAACTTGGAGACCTTGCTTCAGGTATGATTTTGAAGTTTGTTATAGAAGAATTAGCACCTGAATTCTATAATCAAGGTGTTTACGATTCTTATAAATACATGAATAAAAGTATAGATGATTTATTATCAATTCAGAAATATTAG
- a CDS encoding SDR family oxidoreductase, translating into MKVLFIGGTGNISGEISKLVIEKGWELYLLNRGNRLDKIPEGAKAIIADINNEEDVSALIKDMDFDVVADFIAFKPEQIERDIRLFSKKTRQFIFISTASVYQKPSTYHIITESTPLYNPYWQYSRDKIKCEELLMEDFRRNKFPVTIVRPSHTYGIEKIPLAVKSGKGAWSVINRIINGKPVIIHGDGTSFWTLTHNTDFAKAFIGLMGNRSAIGEAVHITSDEAITWNEVYNCIGDILNAEVKKVHVASDLLVALKPELEGDLLGDKANSLIFDNSKIKRLVPDFVATTRFYEGVKLSIEYLLANPELQVEDEEFDNFCDKVIELQEKIISSYKN; encoded by the coding sequence GTGAAGGTTTTATTTATTGGTGGCACCGGAAATATAAGTGGAGAAATATCAAAGCTAGTAATAGAAAAAGGGTGGGAATTATATCTTCTAAACCGCGGAAACAGATTAGATAAAATTCCTGAAGGGGCTAAGGCTATAATAGCTGATATAAATAATGAAGAAGATGTTTCAGCTCTTATTAAAGATATGGATTTTGATGTTGTAGCTGACTTTATTGCATTTAAACCAGAACAAATTGAAAGAGATATAAGATTATTTTCTAAGAAAACAAGACAATTTATCTTTATAAGTACAGCGTCTGTTTATCAAAAGCCTTCAACATATCATATTATTACTGAAAGTACTCCGCTATATAATCCATATTGGCAGTATTCTAGAGATAAGATTAAGTGCGAAGAACTATTGATGGAGGATTTTAGGCGAAATAAGTTTCCAGTTACTATAGTAAGACCAAGTCATACTTATGGAATTGAAAAAATTCCGCTAGCAGTTAAGAGTGGCAAAGGTGCTTGGTCAGTTATTAACAGAATTATTAATGGTAAGCCAGTTATAATTCATGGAGATGGAACATCATTTTGGACATTAACACATAATACAGATTTTGCAAAAGCATTTATAGGTTTAATGGGAAATCGTTCTGCTATAGGTGAAGCAGTGCATATTACTTCTGATGAAGCTATAACTTGGAATGAAGTTTATAATTGTATTGGAGATATACTTAATGCAGAAGTAAAAAAGGTACATGTAGCAAGTGACCTTTTGGTAGCTTTAAAGCCAGAACTAGAAGGAGATTTATTAGGGGATAAGGCTAATAGTTTAATTTTTGATAATAGTAAAATTAAGAGATTAGTACCTGATTTCGTAGCAACTACTAGGTTCTACGAGGGTGTGAAGCTTAGCATAGAATATTTGTTAGCTAATCCCGAGTTACAAGTTGAAGATGAAGAGTTTGATAACTTTTGTGATAAGGTAATTGAACTTCAAGAAAAAATTATAAGTTCATATAAGAATTAA
- a CDS encoding glycosyltransferase family 2 protein, translating into MSQGIIHSVIVPLYNEELVIDESYRRLKAVMDSTNEKYEIIFINDGSKDRTKLIADVICKKDKNIKLINFSRNFGHQAAITAGMDIALGDAIIVIDADLQDPPEVMLKMIEKWREGYEVVYGKRAKREGETFFKKFSAKMFYRILKSMSSVDIPVDTGDFRLIDRKVCDSLKSLPEKNRYVRGLVSWVGYKQTFVEFVRQERFAGETKYPLKKMIKLAVDGITSLSYKPLALAGYLGGITLTLGGISLIINIVKAIVDNLSMINIETMFSMNLIMFGLIFCILGMMGQYIGRIFDESKGRPIYIVESITSYREEQENNELRKISNQ; encoded by the coding sequence ATGTCTCAAGGTATTATTCACTCAGTTATTGTACCTCTATATAATGAGGAATTAGTTATTGATGAGAGTTACAGAAGATTAAAAGCAGTTATGGATTCAACAAATGAAAAGTATGAAATTATATTTATAAATGATGGCAGTAAAGATAGAACTAAGTTAATAGCAGATGTAATTTGTAAAAAAGATAAAAACATAAAATTAATTAATTTTTCTAGAAACTTTGGACATCAAGCAGCCATAACAGCTGGGATGGATATAGCATTAGGAGATGCAATTATAGTTATAGATGCGGACCTTCAAGATCCACCAGAAGTAATGCTTAAGATGATTGAAAAGTGGAGAGAAGGATATGAGGTTGTTTATGGAAAAAGGGCAAAAAGAGAAGGAGAAACATTTTTTAAGAAGTTCAGTGCGAAAATGTTTTATAGAATCTTAAAAAGCATGTCCAGTGTTGATATTCCAGTAGATACAGGAGATTTTAGACTGATAGATAGAAAGGTTTGTGATTCCTTAAAATCACTTCCAGAAAAGAATAGGTATGTAAGAGGTCTTGTAAGTTGGGTAGGATACAAGCAAACTTTTGTAGAGTTCGTAAGACAGGAAAGATTTGCAGGAGAAACAAAATATCCACTAAAGAAGATGATAAAGCTTGCAGTAGACGGAATTACTTCCTTATCATATAAACCCTTAGCTTTAGCCGGATATCTTGGGGGAATAACCTTAACCCTTGGTGGAATTTCACTGATTATAAACATTGTGAAAGCAATAGTAGATAATTTATCCATGATAAATATAGAAACAATGTTTTCCATGAACTTAATAATGTTTGGACTAATTTTTTGTATCTTAGGTATGATGGGACAATATATAGGAAGAATTTTTGACGAAAGCAAAGGAAGACCTATATATATAGTAGAAAGCATCACATCATATAGAGAAGAACAAGAAAATAATGAATTGAGAAAGATAAGCAATCAATAA
- a CDS encoding glycosyltransferase family 39 protein: MKKLKLTKENIALTIILIISAVLNFTNLNIEGYANEYYAAGVKSMTMSLKNFFFVSFDPAGFVSIDKPPLGFMIQAISAKIFGFSGFSILLPEALAGVISVGLIYHIVKRSFGSIAGLISALCLAVTPIFVADSRNNTIDNLLIVALLLACLALSKAAEKGKLKYLILSLVFVGIGFNIKMLQAYMIVPALYITYLLSSAASIKKRIAHLALGTVVLLITSLSWAFIVGLVPASDRPFVGSSTNNTVMELIVGHNGLERLGLSSSSNRGGGNFGGGMGQGNRQGTDGNTSNVDGQNTNNGQPSQGAPDANSGATQAQNNAQGNSQDGGNAPSGAPSGIQGNPPSGGMGPGGNFGGRMGQNANGQTGNMGGSEGAGITRLFSNNSLSDQIIWLLPLAVIGFIAAAIKEKLRLSLKNEKQIGIVLWAAWLVPVFTYFSFTTGLFHPYYLTMLAPPIAALVGIGITSMWELYKQGGWKSWLLPASFIINAGVQLLILSYYYNSSSIPKFIMIAITILSIASSIALGIFNLIKKKKDDIDDKTSKITKGLITTALVGLLIAPAIWSGTTMFYKMAGTFPSAGLSLMTGSGGMDGRGMGGSFGSSSGTDSSTQKLVNYLKANTTTEKYLVAVQSSNGTAASIIIQTGGSVMTLGGFSGSDKILTLDEFKNLVSEGQIRYVLTGGQGGGGNNEIMNWVKENGTLVPQSEWSNSQSQNSETGTSNTDDGNVKNSRNGMSNELYDLKAK; encoded by the coding sequence ATGAAAAAATTAAAGCTGACCAAAGAAAATATAGCACTAACGATTATTTTAATTATCTCAGCAGTACTTAATTTTACAAATTTAAATATAGAAGGATATGCTAATGAATATTACGCAGCTGGCGTTAAAAGTATGACAATGAGCCTTAAAAACTTCTTTTTTGTATCATTTGATCCAGCGGGTTTTGTAAGTATTGATAAACCACCATTAGGATTTATGATTCAAGCTATATCAGCTAAAATATTTGGATTTAGTGGATTTAGTATACTATTACCAGAAGCCTTAGCTGGAGTTATATCAGTCGGATTAATATATCACATAGTTAAGAGGTCTTTTGGAAGTATAGCAGGTTTAATTTCAGCACTATGTCTTGCAGTTACACCTATATTTGTAGCAGACAGTAGAAATAATACAATAGATAATTTATTAATAGTAGCATTATTATTAGCGTGCTTAGCCCTTTCAAAAGCTGCAGAAAAAGGAAAACTAAAATACTTAATTTTAAGCTTAGTTTTTGTGGGTATAGGGTTTAACATAAAAATGCTTCAAGCATATATGATAGTTCCTGCACTATATATAACATATTTATTATCATCTGCAGCATCTATTAAGAAAAGAATTGCACATCTTGCATTAGGAACAGTGGTATTACTGATAACATCTCTATCTTGGGCCTTTATAGTAGGATTAGTTCCAGCTTCAGATAGACCTTTTGTAGGAAGCAGTACTAATAATACAGTTATGGAACTTATAGTAGGACATAATGGATTAGAGAGGCTTGGACTTAGCAGCTCATCAAACAGAGGTGGCGGAAACTTTGGTGGGGGAATGGGTCAAGGAAATAGACAAGGAACAGATGGAAACACAAGTAATGTAGATGGTCAAAATACTAATAATGGACAGCCTTCACAAGGAGCACCAGATGCAAATTCAGGTGCAACACAAGCACAAAATAATGCTCAAGGAAACTCTCAGGATGGAGGTAATGCACCTTCGGGAGCACCATCAGGAATACAAGGAAATCCTCCATCAGGAGGAATGGGACCAGGAGGTAACTTTGGTGGGAGAATGGGACAAAATGCAAATGGACAAACAGGAAATATGGGAGGCTCTGAAGGAGCAGGGATAACAAGATTATTTTCAAATAATAGTTTATCAGATCAAATAATTTGGTTATTACCACTTGCGGTAATAGGATTTATAGCAGCAGCGATTAAAGAGAAATTAAGATTATCACTAAAGAATGAAAAGCAGATAGGAATCGTATTATGGGCAGCTTGGTTAGTACCAGTATTTACGTATTTCAGCTTTACAACTGGGTTATTTCACCCATACTATTTAACAATGTTAGCACCACCAATTGCGGCATTAGTAGGAATAGGAATAACTTCAATGTGGGAGCTATATAAACAAGGTGGATGGAAATCATGGTTATTACCAGCATCGTTTATTATAAATGCAGGAGTTCAATTATTAATCTTGTCTTATTACTATAACTCATCAAGTATACCTAAGTTTATAATGATAGCAATAACTATACTAAGCATAGCCTCTTCAATTGCACTAGGAATATTTAACTTAATAAAGAAGAAAAAAGATGATATTGATGATAAAACATCTAAGATAACAAAAGGTTTAATAACAACAGCATTAGTTGGACTTCTAATTGCACCTGCAATCTGGTCAGGAACAACTATGTTTTATAAGATGGCAGGAACATTCCCATCTGCAGGATTAAGTTTAATGACAGGCAGTGGTGGAATGGATGGAAGAGGTATGGGAGGCAGTTTTGGATCAAGTTCAGGAACTGATAGCAGTACACAAAAACTTGTAAATTATTTAAAAGCTAATACAACAACCGAGAAATATTTGGTAGCAGTGCAATCCTCTAATGGAACAGCAGCAAGCATAATAATTCAAACTGGTGGTTCAGTAATGACACTAGGAGGATTTAGCGGATCAGATAAAATTCTAACACTAGATGAATTTAAGAATTTAGTAAGTGAAGGACAAATAAGATATGTACTAACTGGCGGCCAAGGCGGCGGTGGAAATAATGAAATTATGAATTGGGTAAAAGAAAATGGTACATTAGTTCCACAAAGTGAATGGAGCAACTCACAATCACAAAATAGTGAAACTGGTACTTCAAATACAGATGATGGAAATGTAAAGAATAGTAGAAATGGGATGTCAAATGAATTATATGATTTAAAGGCTAAGTAG
- a CDS encoding methyl-accepting chemotaxis protein yields MIKFRDIKLTKKIMALSISFLIFIVIIGGTAIVQISDVNSKINELNNTRMVPIIELENIKTDVEEVRTVGNSYMDATDDDTKKSALDTITTVMKEIDTALEKYKDDSNFKAVMENYNNYAAAKDAFLLAANERNQQRNNETQGQMNGATQGPPTDMVNFDKTKVALVVSLNEIINNHVKEAQNTYDSSKLLYNRTLVLLGGLLIVCAAITVILSVVIARSIITPVKRVTTKLKEISENGGDLTQRIDYKSKDEIGELSQSFDLFMDKLQSIIKEVSVSAKTISSSSEELNKSTTASTTSLEDISNTVLGMASATADAAAASEETMASLNEASAFSENTANASKNTSAKSKKARKEAEDGASKISEIVESIKDIANSSKDVSYMINDLDHSSKKIGDIIEIISSISEQTNLLALNAAIEAARAGEAGRGFNVVADEIRKLADESNNAARQISELIKENQLKAASAVESVGEVERKVSDGVEKASEVGISIQNIIENIQDMTIEVEHIDEANEQQAESTKEIEKAIGSISLTSNDLAQGTENISASIQEQLSTMNEIERTTSNLSDMAKKLTNITSEFTV; encoded by the coding sequence ATGATAAAATTTAGAGATATAAAACTGACAAAAAAAATAATGGCACTTTCAATTAGTTTTCTTATTTTCATTGTAATTATAGGCGGAACAGCAATAGTTCAAATTTCAGATGTAAATTCTAAAATTAATGAACTAAACAATACAAGAATGGTACCTATTATAGAATTAGAAAATATAAAAACTGATGTTGAAGAAGTGAGAACTGTTGGGAATTCGTATATGGATGCCACAGATGATGATACTAAAAAGTCGGCATTAGATACCATAACCACTGTTATGAAAGAAATTGATACAGCTTTAGAAAAATATAAAGATGATAGTAATTTTAAAGCAGTTATGGAAAACTATAATAATTATGCTGCAGCAAAGGATGCTTTTTTATTAGCAGCAAATGAGAGAAATCAGCAAAGAAACAACGAAACACAAGGACAAATGAACGGAGCAACTCAAGGGCCACCAACAGATATGGTTAACTTTGATAAGACTAAAGTTGCTTTAGTCGTGTCACTTAATGAAATAATTAATAATCATGTAAAAGAGGCTCAAAATACATATGATAGTAGTAAGTTACTTTATAATAGAACTCTAGTGCTATTAGGAGGATTACTTATAGTTTGTGCAGCAATAACTGTTATTTTGTCAGTTGTAATAGCAAGATCAATTATTACCCCCGTGAAAAGAGTTACTACAAAGCTTAAAGAAATATCTGAGAATGGCGGAGATTTAACTCAAAGAATAGATTATAAGAGTAAAGATGAGATAGGTGAACTAAGTCAAAGTTTTGATTTGTTTATGGATAAGCTTCAATCAATAATTAAAGAAGTATCAGTTTCAGCTAAAACAATATCGTCCTCAAGTGAAGAGTTAAACAAATCTACTACAGCAAGTACAACTTCTTTAGAAGATATTTCAAATACAGTTTTAGGAATGGCTTCAGCTACAGCAGATGCAGCAGCAGCTTCTGAAGAAACAATGGCAAGTCTTAATGAAGCATCTGCATTTTCAGAAAATACAGCAAACGCAAGCAAGAATACTTCAGCAAAGAGTAAGAAGGCTAGAAAAGAAGCAGAAGATGGTGCAAGTAAGATATCTGAAATAGTTGAATCTATAAAAGATATAGCCAATTCTTCAAAAGATGTATCTTATATGATTAATGATTTAGATCACTCATCAAAGAAGATTGGAGACATAATAGAAATCATAAGTTCTATTTCAGAGCAAACAAATTTATTAGCACTAAATGCAGCAATAGAAGCAGCAAGAGCAGGAGAAGCAGGTAGAGGCTTTAATGTGGTAGCAGATGAAATAAGAAAATTAGCTGACGAAAGTAACAATGCAGCGAGACAAATATCGGAATTAATAAAAGAAAATCAATTAAAGGCAGCATCAGCAGTTGAATCTGTAGGTGAAGTTGAGAGAAAAGTATCAGATGGAGTTGAAAAAGCATCTGAAGTTGGAATAAGTATACAAAACATAATTGAAAACATTCAAGATATGACTATAGAAGTAGAACATATTGATGAAGCAAATGAGCAGCAAGCTGAGAGTACTAAAGAAATTGAAAAAGCAATAGGAAGTATATCGTTAACCTCCAATGACTTAGCACAGGGAACAGAAAATATAAGTGCAAGCATACAAGAGCAATTAAGTACAATGAATGAAATAGAAAGAACAACTTCCAATCTTTCTGATATGGCAAAAAAATTAACTAATATAACTTCAGAGTTTACTGTATAA
- a CDS encoding 6-phospho-beta-glucosidase gives MDNFKKFPDNFLWGGAIAANQAEGAYLENGKGLSTSDVLPAGGEARFRAISNPQEFIDNMEGYRPSHLAIDFYHRYKEDIALLGEMGFKCFRTSINWTRIFPDGDEETPNEEGLKFYDELFDELLKHNIQPVITISHYEMPLGLVKKYGGWRSREVIEFYVRYAKTLFNRYKDKVKYWMTFNEINITAHAPFVGAGVIIKEGENAKQAIYQAAHHQFMASALAVKACHEIDPEAKIGCMLAGSISYPYTCKPEDVFESMQKDRESFFFGDVQSRGYYPSYIKRFFRENNVVIKMEDGDEEILRNNTVDYVAFSYYMSGVVSTAPEDKDKTEGNFMSGVRNPYLKASDWGWQIDPKGFRYILNYYYDRYQKPLFVVENGLGAVDVLEDDDVINDDYRINYLRDHIYEMREAIEDGVELIGYTTWGPIDLVSAGTGEMKKRYGFIYVDRDNEGNGTLRRIKKKSFNWYKKVIETNGQEL, from the coding sequence ATGGATAATTTTAAGAAGTTCCCTGATAATTTTTTATGGGGAGGCGCAATAGCGGCAAATCAGGCAGAAGGTGCATACTTAGAGAATGGAAAAGGTCTTTCTACCTCTGATGTATTACCAGCTGGAGGGGAAGCAAGATTTAGAGCAATATCAAATCCACAGGAATTCATTGATAATATGGAGGGGTATCGTCCCTCACATCTAGCAATAGACTTCTATCACAGATATAAAGAAGATATTGCATTGCTTGGGGAGATGGGATTTAAGTGCTTCCGTACCTCAATAAACTGGACTAGAATATTCCCAGATGGTGATGAAGAAACACCAAATGAAGAAGGCCTTAAATTTTATGATGAATTATTTGATGAATTGTTAAAGCATAATATTCAACCTGTAATAACTATTTCCCACTATGAAATGCCATTAGGATTAGTAAAAAAATATGGTGGATGGAGAAGTCGAGAAGTAATTGAATTCTATGTTAGATATGCAAAAACCTTATTTAATAGATATAAAGATAAGGTTAAATATTGGATGACCTTTAATGAAATAAATATAACTGCTCATGCACCATTTGTAGGGGCAGGGGTAATTATAAAAGAAGGAGAAAATGCAAAACAAGCTATTTATCAAGCTGCTCACCATCAATTTATGGCAAGTGCTTTAGCTGTTAAAGCTTGTCATGAAATAGATCCTGAAGCAAAGATTGGATGTATGCTTGCTGGATCAATCAGTTACCCTTATACATGTAAACCAGAAGATGTGTTTGAATCAATGCAAAAGGATAGAGAGTCCTTCTTCTTTGGAGATGTACAATCAAGAGGATATTATCCAAGCTATATTAAGCGCTTCTTTAGAGAAAATAATGTTGTTATTAAAATGGAAGATGGGGATGAAGAAATACTTAGAAATAATACAGTGGATTACGTTGCTTTCAGTTATTATATGAGTGGTGTAGTAAGCACAGCACCAGAGGATAAGGATAAAACTGAAGGAAACTTCATGAGTGGGGTTAGAAATCCATATTTAAAAGCTTCAGATTGGGGTTGGCAAATAGATCCTAAGGGCTTTAGATATATATTGAATTATTATTATGATCGTTATCAAAAACCTCTATTCGTAGTAGAAAATGGACTAGGAGCTGTAGACGTATTAGAAGATGATGATGTAATTAATGATGACTATAGAATTAATTATCTAAGAGATCATATTTATGAAATGAGAGAAGCTATTGAAGATGGAGTTGAACTAATAGGATATACTACTTGGGGACCAATAGACCTAGTAAGTGCAGGGACAGGAGAAATGAAGAAAAGATATGGGTTCATTTATGTTGATAGAGATAATGAAGGAAATGGAACCCTTAGAAGAATTAAAAAGAAGAGTTTTAATTGGTATAAAAAAGTTATAGAGACAAATGGACAAGAACTTTAG
- a CDS encoding MurR/RpiR family transcriptional regulator: MEEVIYRLLFFVNSSREKDVYYTIAWTMLENINQVPKFNINQLADMCYTSPATISRFIKKLDYESFGDFKNRLEHTIRYYNDQLSFNLKLIDNKSIKPSTIENEFYDLLIDNLEQSRKNINMRSLDKLLELIYTHNKIAFFGMQFSQYIAMEIQAKFIALGKLATAFVDFQEQLKHIEELDENSLVIMLSVAGRVAKTDIIRKIKRKRAKLAVITQDPDIERFKEADLVINFGNPDIKSVESIVLGRYTLLSIMDILYYRYGQLYNHRNS, from the coding sequence ATGGAAGAGGTTATTTATCGTTTATTATTTTTTGTGAATTCTAGCAGGGAAAAAGATGTTTACTACACAATAGCATGGACAATGCTTGAAAATATAAACCAGGTACCTAAATTCAATATAAATCAATTAGCGGACATGTGTTATACATCTCCAGCTACCATTAGTAGGTTTATTAAAAAATTAGATTATGAAAGCTTTGGAGATTTTAAAAACAGACTAGAACATACTATTAGATATTACAATGACCAGTTATCTTTTAACTTGAAATTAATTGATAATAAGAGCATTAAGCCAAGTACAATAGAAAATGAATTTTATGACTTATTAATTGATAACTTAGAACAAAGCCGCAAGAATATTAATATGAGGAGTTTAGATAAACTCTTGGAACTTATTTATACTCATAATAAAATTGCTTTTTTCGGAATGCAGTTTTCTCAGTACATAGCAATGGAAATACAGGCCAAATTTATAGCATTAGGTAAGCTAGCCACTGCTTTTGTGGATTTTCAAGAGCAGCTTAAACACATTGAAGAATTAGATGAAAATTCTCTAGTTATAATGCTGTCTGTAGCAGGAAGAGTAGCCAAAACAGATATAATTAGAAAAATCAAAAGAAAGAGAGCTAAACTAGCCGTTATAACGCAGGATCCTGACATAGAACGTTTTAAAGAAGCTGATTTAGTCATTAATTTTGGAAATCCAGACATTAAAAGTGTGGAATCAATAGTCTTAGGTAGATATACCTTATTAAGTATTATGGATATTTTATATTACAGATATGGACAATTATATAATCATAGAAATAGTTAA